In one Streptomyces sp. NBC_01288 genomic region, the following are encoded:
- a CDS encoding YceI family protein, with the protein MNLFNRAAPLRRSAPPAAPKRPAAPPAFTSSGLPDPALAELTGEWMIDPAHSRIGFSVRHAMVTTVRGSFAEYKSRLYFDGRNPARSQAEIVVSTGSVDTGVEQRDAHLVGRDFLDTATFPRMRFASTAVQMAGNDVYRMLGDLTIKDVTRPVVLELTYIGHVTDPFAVERVGFDGTTTIDRSDWGLTYNSRLAEGGAMVSEKVRLQFDIAAIRTMPAA; encoded by the coding sequence ATGAACCTGTTCAACCGTGCTGCGCCCCTCCGCCGCTCGGCACCCCCCGCCGCCCCGAAACGCCCCGCCGCCCCACCGGCGTTCACCTCCTCCGGCCTGCCCGATCCCGCCCTGGCGGAGCTGACCGGCGAGTGGATGATCGACCCCGCGCACAGCCGGATCGGCTTCTCCGTCCGGCACGCGATGGTGACGACCGTGCGCGGGTCTTTCGCCGAATACAAAAGCCGGCTCTACTTCGACGGCCGCAACCCCGCCCGTTCGCAAGCCGAGATCGTGGTGTCCACCGGAAGCGTCGACACCGGCGTGGAACAACGCGACGCCCACTTGGTCGGCCGTGACTTCCTGGACACCGCGACCTTCCCGCGGATGCGCTTCGCCAGTACCGCGGTGCAAATGGCGGGCAACGATGTCTACCGCATGCTCGGCGATCTCACCATCAAGGACGTCACCCGGCCCGTCGTCCTGGAACTCACCTATATCGGCCATGTCACCGACCCGTTCGCCGTCGAGCGCGTCGGCTTCGACGGCACCACCACCATCGACCGTTCCGACTGGGGTCTGACCTACAACTCCCGGCTGGCCGAGGGCGGTGCGATGGTGAGCGAGAAGGTGCGGCTCCAGTTCGACATCGCGGCGATCCGGACGATGCCGGCCGCCTGA
- a CDS encoding GntR family transcriptional regulator produces the protein MTGVRLKHQRITDVLAKEIRSGHRPAGEQLPGEHALAQRFGVSRTTVRAALAELSEAGLIATRTGKGSYVLFDGRPLDDRLGWAHALATQGIDTRVRTLTVDARRDERLARQLTLNTAEFVCVERIRELAADAVVVSYERSFLPPVPGVRELPSRGLGQDSLTDVMLRAGLRADHGEQRVSGRRIDGREAELLRREPGDWFLDTRRTSRAADGSFVEHVVSLLDPDHFQLTLEFG, from the coding sequence GTGACCGGCGTCCGGCTCAAACACCAGCGCATCACCGACGTCCTCGCCAAGGAGATCCGCAGCGGCCACCGCCCCGCCGGTGAGCAACTCCCCGGCGAACACGCCCTGGCCCAACGCTTCGGCGTCAGCCGTACGACCGTGCGCGCGGCCCTCGCCGAACTCAGCGAGGCCGGCCTGATCGCCACCCGCACCGGCAAGGGCTCCTACGTCCTCTTCGACGGACGTCCCCTCGACGACCGCCTCGGCTGGGCCCACGCACTGGCCACCCAGGGCATCGACACCCGGGTCCGGACCCTCACCGTGGACGCCCGGCGGGACGAGCGACTCGCCCGTCAACTCACCCTGAACACCGCCGAGTTCGTATGCGTCGAACGGATACGGGAACTGGCCGCCGACGCGGTCGTCGTGTCGTACGAACGCAGCTTTCTGCCGCCTGTGCCCGGGGTGCGCGAGTTGCCTTCCCGCGGGCTCGGTCAGGATTCGCTGACCGACGTCATGCTGCGGGCCGGACTGCGGGCCGACCACGGTGAGCAGCGGGTGAGCGGGCGGCGGATCGACGGGCGGGAGGCGGAGCTGCTGCGCCGCGAACCGGGTGACTGGTTCCTCGACACGCGGCGGACCAGCCGGGCGGCCGACGGCTCCTTCGTCGAACATGTCGTGAGCCTCCTCGACCCCGACCACTTCCAACTGACCCTCGAATTCGGCTGA
- a CDS encoding purine-cytosine permease family protein, translating into MADSSQTSQSRQLQVETHGLDVIGDAERKGTPSTLFWPWFGANVSILGLSYGAFALGFGISFWQALVAGVIGIVFSFLLCGFIAVAGKRGSAPTMVLSRAAYGVRGNRLPSVISWVLTVGWETVLTALATMATATVFSRLGWGGGTETKVVALILVGALTVVGGVMGFDLIMRLQTVITVVTGVLTIVYIALVADHIHWSTVSAVPAGSAQEFIGALVFMMTGFGLGWVNAAADYSRYLPRSSSGRGVIGWTTFGASVAPLLLLVFGLLLAGSSSTLNKAVAADPIGALTTILPTWFLVPFAVVAVLGLVGGAVLDIYSSGLALLSAGLRVPRYLAALVDGVLMIAGSVYIVFFADDFLGQFMGFLTTLGVPIAAWCGIMLADLALRRRDYDEGDLFRPTGRYGDVALTPLLLTLAATAIGWGLVTNTAASWLTWQGYLLDPFGLGGKSGSWAYANLGVLVALALGFLGTLALGRARVQRQEAEAPSPEAVPAV; encoded by the coding sequence ATGGCGGACTCCTCCCAGACTTCCCAGTCCCGGCAGCTCCAGGTCGAGACACACGGCCTCGATGTGATCGGCGACGCCGAACGCAAAGGCACCCCAAGTACCTTGTTCTGGCCATGGTTCGGAGCAAATGTCTCCATTCTTGGACTGAGCTACGGCGCCTTCGCGCTCGGCTTCGGGATCTCCTTCTGGCAGGCGCTCGTCGCCGGTGTCATCGGGATCGTCTTCTCGTTCCTGCTCTGCGGCTTCATCGCGGTCGCCGGCAAGCGCGGCTCCGCGCCGACGATGGTGCTGAGCCGCGCCGCCTACGGCGTGCGCGGCAACCGGCTGCCCTCGGTGATCTCCTGGGTCCTCACCGTCGGCTGGGAGACCGTCCTCACCGCCCTCGCGACGATGGCCACCGCGACCGTGTTCAGCAGGCTCGGCTGGGGCGGCGGCACCGAGACCAAGGTGGTCGCGCTGATCCTGGTCGGCGCGCTGACCGTCGTGGGCGGCGTCATGGGCTTCGACCTGATCATGCGGCTCCAGACGGTCATCACCGTGGTCACCGGAGTGCTCACGATCGTCTACATCGCGCTTGTCGCCGACCACATCCACTGGAGCACGGTGAGCGCCGTACCGGCGGGCTCCGCCCAGGAGTTCATCGGCGCGCTGGTGTTCATGATGACCGGCTTCGGCCTCGGCTGGGTCAACGCCGCCGCCGACTACTCCCGTTATCTGCCCCGGAGTTCGTCCGGCAGAGGCGTGATCGGCTGGACCACCTTCGGCGCCTCCGTCGCCCCGCTGCTCCTGCTGGTCTTCGGCCTGCTGCTCGCCGGTTCCTCCAGTACGCTCAACAAGGCGGTCGCCGCCGACCCGATCGGCGCGCTGACGACGATCCTGCCCACATGGTTCCTGGTCCCGTTCGCCGTGGTGGCCGTCCTGGGCCTGGTCGGCGGCGCGGTCCTCGACATCTACTCCTCCGGACTGGCCCTGCTGTCGGCCGGACTCCGGGTGCCGCGCTACCTCGCCGCGCTCGTCGACGGCGTCCTGATGATCGCGGGCTCCGTCTACATCGTGTTCTTCGCCGACGACTTCCTCGGCCAGTTCATGGGCTTCCTCACCACCCTCGGCGTCCCCATCGCCGCCTGGTGCGGCATCATGCTCGCCGACCTCGCCCTGCGCCGCCGCGACTACGACGAGGGCGACCTCTTCCGCCCGACCGGCCGCTACGGCGACGTGGCACTCACCCCGCTCCTCCTCACCCTCGCCGCCACCGCGATCGGCTGGGGCCTGGTCACCAACACGGCCGCCAGCTGGCTGACTTGGCAGGGCTATCTGCTCGACCCGTTCGGCCTCGGCGGCAAGTCCGGCTCCTGGGCCTACGCCAACCTCGGCGTGCTGGTCGCCCTCGCCCTGGGCTTCCTCGGCACCCTCGCGCTGGGCCGCGCCCGCGTCCAGCGGCAGGAAGCCGAGGCCCCGAGCCCGGAGGCGGTGCCCGCCGTATGA
- a CDS encoding ADP-ribosylglycohydrolase family protein, translating into MTLQSRATGALHGLALGDALGMPTQMLSRPQITARYGPFLTGFQPADPDHPLAAGMPAGAVTDDTEQALLLAQLLLDGKGRVDPSELARRLVAWEDDMRARGSLDLLGPSTKRAVELVLAGTPVDEVGRYGTTNGAAMRIAPVGIAVSVADPAELVDRVVEASSLTHNTGVALAGAAAVAAAVSAGVDGASVPEAVEVAVSAARLAAGRGHWVAAADVAERIVWATGLVRGLTEAQLCERVYALVGTSLATQESVPAAFAVLAACPDDPWRAVLLAASVGGDCDTIAAIAGAVGGACHGVDAFPADARETLVRVNPKLRLDSTAAALLGLRARP; encoded by the coding sequence ATGACCCTCCAGAGCCGCGCCACCGGAGCCCTCCACGGGCTCGCCCTCGGAGACGCCCTCGGCATGCCGACCCAGATGCTGTCCCGCCCACAGATCACGGCACGCTACGGCCCGTTCCTGACCGGCTTCCAACCGGCCGACCCCGACCATCCGCTCGCCGCCGGGATGCCGGCCGGCGCGGTCACCGACGACACCGAACAGGCCCTGCTCCTCGCCCAGTTGCTCCTCGACGGCAAGGGCCGTGTCGACCCGTCGGAACTCGCCCGGCGCCTGGTCGCCTGGGAGGACGACATGCGGGCCCGCGGCTCGCTCGACCTCCTCGGGCCGTCCACCAAGCGCGCGGTGGAACTCGTCCTCGCGGGCACCCCGGTTGACGAGGTCGGGCGCTACGGAACCACCAACGGCGCCGCGATGCGGATCGCCCCCGTGGGTATCGCGGTGTCGGTCGCCGACCCGGCCGAGTTGGTGGACCGGGTGGTCGAGGCCAGCAGCCTGACCCACAACACCGGGGTCGCGCTCGCCGGTGCCGCGGCCGTGGCCGCCGCTGTGAGCGCGGGAGTTGACGGGGCGTCGGTTCCGGAGGCGGTCGAAGTGGCCGTGTCGGCGGCCCGGTTGGCGGCGGGGCGGGGACACTGGGTAGCCGCCGCCGACGTCGCCGAGCGGATCGTCTGGGCGACGGGGTTGGTGCGGGGCCTGACCGAGGCCCAACTCTGCGAGCGGGTCTACGCGTTGGTCGGGACGAGTCTCGCCACACAGGAGTCCGTGCCCGCTGCCTTCGCCGTGCTGGCGGCCTGTCCCGACGACCCCTGGCGGGCCGTGTTGCTGGCCGCGTCCGTCGGCGGGGACTGCGACACCATCGCCGCGATCGCGGGTGCCGTCGGCGGTGCCTGCCACGGTGTCGACGCGTTCCCGGCCGACGCGCGGGAAACGCTCGTACGCGTCAACCCGAAGCTCCGACTGGACTCGACGGCCGCCGCGTTGCTCGGACTCCGGGCCCGGCCGTGA
- a CDS encoding cysteine hydrolase family protein encodes MTTAPGHLAVIDMQRVFAEPDSPWATPRFTEAAAGVRRLLPAFGERVTFTRFVAPDKPEGAWRAYYDQWPFALQPPDAPLWELTDEFATRARHLVDAPTFGKWTPELAERVAPTGRLVLAGVSTDCCVLSTALAAADAGVEVLVVADACAGVDDDSHAKALHVMDLYRPLIRVVTVAEAVGETS; translated from the coding sequence ATGACCACCGCACCCGGCCACCTCGCCGTCATCGACATGCAACGCGTCTTCGCCGAACCCGACAGTCCCTGGGCCACGCCCCGCTTCACCGAGGCGGCGGCAGGCGTACGACGACTGCTGCCGGCCTTCGGTGAACGCGTCACCTTCACCCGCTTCGTGGCTCCCGACAAACCCGAGGGCGCCTGGCGCGCCTACTACGACCAGTGGCCCTTCGCCCTCCAGCCCCCGGACGCCCCACTCTGGGAACTGACCGACGAATTCGCCACGCGGGCACGGCACTTGGTGGACGCGCCCACCTTCGGCAAGTGGACCCCGGAACTCGCCGAACGCGTCGCCCCCACCGGCCGCCTCGTCCTCGCCGGAGTCAGCACCGACTGCTGCGTCCTGTCCACGGCACTCGCCGCCGCCGACGCAGGAGTCGAGGTCCTGGTCGTCGCCGACGCCTGCGCCGGCGTGGACGACGACTCCCACGCCAAGGCCCTGCACGTCATGGACCTCTACCGGCCCCTGATCCGGGTGGTCACCGTCGCCGAGGCGGTCGGGGAGACCTCGTGA
- a CDS encoding cytochrome P450 produces MTTPQHPEDFLHSIRTRSAAEDGIFWVDDTRLGVFEPEAARRVSATNWRRFVLHDRLIDMLLRRRSPEVRWSQIRSAWLTQLHTLATAEQHGALIDRMERIIDERLGEDVDLVMLTQDVALRSMLPVALSGLTSGEAQLVRRDLEMKLLRLVSPEPAGIWHHLRFIVVQLRSGLVVRRVLRQRAHGKRKRELDLADPFVDLLPQLGMDRALDVVTTVLTAIGGPPGTAAASLLYEFVRHPEWQERLAEELGAVDPVAFRTAPTHAAPVTHRFVKEVLRLWSPPLLLVRRNQFPFDFGKTRLEPGDWYLLSPHLIHRDERVWKRPDVFDPDRFLPGAPHGPADRTCYVPFGWAPKKCVGANIGTVQLMGLCHLLCTRYRLTVDHPEKLTMALRFAPVPEDFRGRLTLR; encoded by the coding sequence ATGACCACCCCGCAGCACCCCGAGGACTTCCTGCACTCCATCCGCACGCGCAGCGCCGCCGAGGACGGGATCTTCTGGGTCGACGACACCCGGCTCGGTGTGTTCGAGCCGGAGGCGGCGCGCCGGGTCAGCGCCACGAACTGGCGCCGGTTCGTCCTGCACGACCGGCTGATCGACATGCTGCTGCGGCGGCGCAGTCCCGAGGTGCGGTGGAGCCAAATCCGTTCCGCCTGGCTCACCCAACTGCACACGCTGGCCACGGCGGAGCAGCACGGCGCTCTGATCGACCGCATGGAGCGGATCATCGACGAGCGGCTCGGCGAGGACGTCGACCTGGTGATGCTCACCCAGGACGTGGCGCTGCGGTCCATGCTGCCGGTCGCGCTGTCCGGTCTCACCTCCGGCGAGGCCCAACTGGTCCGCCGTGACCTGGAGATGAAGCTGCTGCGGCTCGTCTCGCCCGAGCCTGCCGGGATTTGGCATCATCTGCGGTTCATCGTCGTACAGCTGCGGTCCGGGCTCGTGGTGCGCCGGGTGCTGCGACAGCGCGCGCACGGGAAGCGGAAGCGCGAGCTGGATCTCGCCGATCCGTTCGTCGACCTGTTGCCCCAACTCGGCATGGACCGCGCGCTGGACGTGGTGACCACCGTCCTCACCGCGATCGGCGGCCCGCCCGGCACCGCCGCCGCGAGTCTGCTGTACGAGTTCGTCCGGCATCCCGAGTGGCAGGAGCGACTCGCCGAAGAACTGGGCGCCGTGGACCCGGTGGCGTTCCGTACGGCTCCGACGCACGCGGCTCCGGTGACGCACCGGTTCGTGAAGGAGGTGCTGCGGCTGTGGAGCCCGCCGCTGCTGCTGGTCCGGCGCAACCAGTTCCCCTTCGACTTCGGCAAGACCCGGCTGGAGCCCGGTGATTGGTATCTGCTGAGCCCTCATCTCATCCACCGTGACGAGCGGGTGTGGAAGCGGCCGGACGTCTTCGACCCGGACCGTTTCCTGCCGGGCGCGCCGCACGGTCCGGCCGACCGTACCTGTTATGTGCCGTTCGGCTGGGCGCCCAAGAAGTGCGTCGGCGCCAATATCGGGACCGTCCAACTGATGGGCCTGTGCCATCTGTTGTGCACCCGGTACCGGTTGACCGTCGACCACCCCGAGAAGCTCACGATGGCGCTCCGCTTCGCGCCGGTCCCGGAGGACTTCCGCGGGCGTCTCACGCTGCGGTAG
- a CDS encoding polysaccharide deacetylase family protein → MARHGGRGWYGRVLAAAVGVTAVAAATSVWTAQAGVVDRQGAGASRPSAGSSGPARITTVSEEIVHASDKGAHAVNITIDDGPDPTWTPQVLHVLKEYGVKATFCMIGPEAEAHPDLVKAVVAAGHRLCDHTVSHDTTMDKKSEAYQSQEILNAASMITKASGGVRPEYYRAPGGAFTPYSRHLAASQGMRPLGWNVDSKDFELPGTDAIIATVKSELSNGPTILFHDAGGDRSETVAALREILPWLKQQGYSFGFPVR, encoded by the coding sequence ATGGCACGGCACGGTGGGCGGGGTTGGTACGGGCGGGTCCTCGCGGCGGCGGTCGGGGTGACCGCGGTGGCGGCGGCGACGTCGGTGTGGACCGCGCAGGCCGGTGTCGTCGACAGGCAGGGTGCCGGGGCCTCGCGTCCCTCCGCCGGGAGTTCGGGTCCCGCCCGGATCACCACCGTGTCCGAGGAGATCGTGCACGCCTCCGACAAGGGCGCCCACGCCGTCAACATCACGATCGACGACGGGCCGGACCCGACCTGGACACCGCAGGTGCTCCACGTGCTCAAGGAGTACGGGGTGAAGGCCACGTTCTGCATGATCGGCCCCGAGGCCGAGGCCCACCCCGACCTGGTCAAGGCGGTCGTGGCGGCCGGGCACCGGCTGTGCGACCACACGGTCTCGCACGACACCACGATGGACAAGAAGTCCGAGGCCTACCAGTCACAGGAGATCCTGAACGCCGCGAGCATGATCACCAAGGCGTCGGGGGGCGTACGACCGGAGTACTACCGCGCGCCGGGCGGCGCCTTCACGCCGTACAGCCGGCACCTCGCCGCCTCGCAGGGGATGCGCCCGCTGGGCTGGAACGTCGACTCCAAGGACTTCGAACTCCCGGGCACGGACGCCATCATCGCCACCGTCAAGTCCGAACTGTCCAATGGGCCGACGATCCTGTTCCACGACGCCGGCGGCGACCGCTCCGAGACCGTGGCCGCGCTGCGCGAGATCCTGCCGTGGCTGAAGCAGCAGGGTTATTCGTTCGGATTCCCGGTGCGCTGA
- a CDS encoding DUF899 family protein produces the protein MTTTPGTASSDLPGKPPVVDIATWNAARDELLIREKAHTREGDAIAAARRRLPMVELDGKVEVVGSDGPVPFLDLFEGRDELVVYQHMWHDHAPHQGQCEGCTTTAWHMKDAVYLNARGVSYAVLTTGAWDEVAPYVEFMGYTEPWYSVRGLDAPIGGGMGHILAFLRDGDRVFLTYSTTGRGNEPVNGSLALLDMTPYGRGEAWQDNPEGYPPGRDACWYWRSDADGNATWGGTSRPVPQWIRPGATPVETLGRHGDCH, from the coding sequence ATGACGACCACACCCGGCACCGCGAGCAGCGACCTTCCCGGCAAGCCGCCCGTCGTGGACATCGCCACCTGGAACGCGGCGCGCGACGAACTGCTGATCCGCGAGAAGGCGCACACCCGTGAGGGGGACGCGATCGCCGCGGCCCGGCGGCGGCTGCCGATGGTCGAGCTCGACGGGAAGGTCGAGGTCGTCGGCTCCGACGGACCGGTCCCGTTCCTCGACCTGTTCGAGGGGCGCGACGAACTTGTGGTGTACCAGCACATGTGGCACGACCACGCACCCCACCAGGGCCAGTGCGAGGGCTGCACCACCACGGCCTGGCACATGAAGGACGCCGTCTACCTCAACGCCCGGGGCGTCTCGTACGCCGTCCTGACCACGGGCGCGTGGGACGAGGTGGCTCCGTACGTCGAGTTCATGGGCTACACGGAGCCCTGGTACTCGGTACGTGGCCTGGACGCGCCGATCGGCGGCGGAATGGGCCACATCCTCGCCTTCCTGCGCGACGGCGACCGCGTGTTCCTCACCTACTCCACGACAGGCCGCGGCAACGAGCCCGTCAACGGCTCCCTCGCCCTGCTCGACATGACGCCCTACGGCCGCGGCGAGGCCTGGCAGGACAACCCCGAGGGGTACCCGCCCGGCCGCGACGCCTGCTGGTACTGGCGCTCGGACGCCGACGGGAACGCCACCTGGGGCGGGACCAGCCGTCCCGTCCCGCAGTGGATCCGCCCCGGAGCGACCCCCGTGGAGACCCTCGGCCGCCACGGCGACTGCCACTGA
- a CDS encoding PfkB family carbohydrate kinase, which yields MSGRLWHLGNVVVDLVLEVPALPERGGDVLATRTEHTPGGGFNVMAAAARQGLAVTYAGAHGTGPFGDRARAALRSEGIDVLLAPRPQPDTGFVVCLVDADGERTFVTSPGAEAALTPADLAELRPRAGDLVYITGYSLLYDSNRTALLDLLPRLDPAVTLVTDPGPLVHEIPAEAVELLLARSDWWSCNAREAALLTGADDPAEAASILQSRLGRGSVLVRTGPDGCLLHHGERLVAVPGFAVDAVDLNGAGDAHTGVFMAALARGVDPVAAAHRANAGAALAVTASGPATAPDTARLDAFLN from the coding sequence GTGAGCGGCAGGCTGTGGCACCTCGGCAATGTCGTCGTCGACCTGGTCCTCGAAGTCCCCGCCCTCCCCGAGCGCGGCGGCGATGTCCTCGCCACCCGCACCGAGCACACCCCGGGCGGCGGCTTCAACGTCATGGCAGCCGCGGCCCGGCAGGGGCTTGCGGTGACCTATGCGGGAGCGCACGGCACCGGCCCCTTCGGCGACCGGGCCCGCGCCGCGCTGCGGTCCGAGGGCATCGACGTCCTGCTCGCACCGCGCCCTCAACCGGACACCGGCTTCGTGGTCTGCCTGGTGGACGCGGACGGCGAGCGCACCTTCGTCACCAGCCCCGGCGCCGAGGCCGCTCTCACCCCCGCTGACCTGGCCGAACTCCGGCCCAGGGCAGGCGACTTGGTGTACATCACCGGGTACAGCCTGCTCTACGACAGCAACCGCACCGCCCTGCTCGACCTCCTGCCCCGACTGGACCCGGCCGTCACGCTGGTCACCGACCCGGGGCCGCTGGTCCACGAAATCCCCGCTGAGGCTGTGGAGTTGCTGCTCGCCCGCTCCGACTGGTGGAGTTGCAACGCCCGCGAGGCCGCGCTGCTCACGGGGGCCGACGACCCGGCCGAAGCCGCCAGCATCCTCCAATCCCGGCTGGGGCGCGGCTCGGTGCTTGTCCGTACCGGCCCCGACGGTTGTCTCCTGCACCACGGCGAACGCCTCGTCGCCGTCCCCGGGTTCGCCGTCGACGCCGTCGATCTCAACGGCGCCGGCGACGCGCACACCGGGGTGTTCATGGCCGCCCTGGCTCGGGGTGTCGACCCGGTGGCCGCCGCTCACCGGGCCAACGCGGGCGCCGCCCTGGCCGTCACCGCGTCGGGCCCGGCCACGGCGCCGGACACGGCACGGTTGGACGCGTTCCTGAACTAG
- a CDS encoding cytochrome P450, translating into MESSGTRQGYGEAARAPRGGRARAHDTLALLSAEFDEGHDVWRSAMGTVCVAGPESARAVLGNRDAAVVEASDFYKTRHGDFGPRAAQIRIGRSARSLIRRHLDARRLELAGLVAEMLAPSAVWPDAGNLLVLRHLRDVLLHRDAPPQLHVTVEQIVRRAVLAGARRRHSPPSRLLFRRRALSVLHAEVRARQRELARCPDPRDLLDVVVDESEPGADPKDLAEVYLSFLFATVGSVGFALGWSVYLLGTHPDSLAAEPSWTVREALRLWPVAWLFARTPSHAQTLGGAEVTPRDLLAVCTYLVHRHPGYWERPDEFVPERWAGTVPEAAYLPFGYGPHTCAGATVTMRLLEDLVQLLTRDWRLSVTQDGAGPQVGPALAPPRFTAVLSARTDCPGGR; encoded by the coding sequence ATGGAGTCGTCCGGGACACGTCAGGGGTACGGCGAGGCCGCCCGCGCTCCCCGCGGAGGCCGCGCCCGCGCCCACGACACGTTGGCCCTGCTGAGCGCGGAGTTCGACGAGGGGCACGACGTGTGGCGCTCGGCCATGGGCACGGTGTGTGTGGCCGGGCCGGAGTCCGCCCGGGCGGTGCTCGGCAACCGGGACGCGGCCGTCGTCGAGGCCTCCGACTTCTACAAGACCCGGCACGGGGACTTCGGGCCCCGTGCGGCGCAGATCCGGATCGGGCGCTCGGCCCGTTCCCTGATACGCCGTCACCTGGACGCTCGGCGCTTGGAGTTGGCAGGTCTGGTCGCCGAAATGCTCGCCCCCAGCGCCGTCTGGCCCGACGCCGGGAACCTGCTCGTCCTCCGCCACCTGCGAGACGTCCTGCTGCACCGGGACGCGCCGCCCCAACTGCACGTCACCGTCGAGCAGATCGTGCGCCGAGCGGTTTTGGCGGGCGCGCGGCGTCGGCACTCGCCGCCGTCCCGACTGCTCTTCCGGCGGCGGGCGTTGAGCGTGCTGCACGCCGAAGTACGTGCCCGGCAGCGGGAGTTGGCCCGCTGCCCCGATCCACGCGACCTGCTGGACGTCGTCGTGGACGAGAGCGAACCCGGGGCGGACCCGAAGGACCTCGCCGAGGTCTATCTCTCCTTCCTGTTCGCCACCGTCGGCTCGGTCGGCTTCGCGCTCGGCTGGTCGGTGTATCTGCTCGGCACTCACCCCGACTCCCTTGCCGCGGAACCGAGTTGGACGGTGCGGGAGGCGCTGCGGCTGTGGCCGGTGGCGTGGTTGTTCGCGCGGACGCCGAGCCATGCGCAGACGCTCGGCGGGGCGGAGGTGACCCCGCGCGACCTCCTCGCCGTCTGCACCTATCTGGTGCACCGGCATCCCGGGTACTGGGAGCGGCCGGACGAGTTCGTGCCGGAGCGCTGGGCGGGGACGGTGCCGGAGGCGGCGTATCTGCCGTTCGGGTACGGGCCGCACACCTGCGCCGGGGCGACCGTCACCATGCGGCTCCTCGAAGACCTCGTCCAACTCCTCACCCGTGACTGGCGGTTGTCGGTCACCCAGGACGGCGCCGGGCCTCAGGTGGGCCCGGCCCTCGCTCCACCGCGTTTCACCGCGGTGCTGAGCGCCCGCACCGACTGTCCCGGAGGGAGGTGA